A window of Strix aluco isolate bStrAlu1 chromosome 2, bStrAlu1.hap1, whole genome shotgun sequence contains these coding sequences:
- the N4BP2L2 gene encoding NEDD4-binding protein 2-like 2 isoform X2, which yields MLHAESRVRLLECQDEITIEPCSKKMKSTEGAYEKLSDDDDQGIQEEVDAERTSSDLIPVYASDNQGQHEMQKQEKIPTCILGMRSEVLPEDNVVLGQPVDSETVQNVSPPFASINDTKVEEKEDSFITNNAGEDNTETSSTSFLVNRNESDEEFFTSKEFIGPIYKPAESNKQDKPGRCNECRSSEGYQDELHESRAKRKEAKKMQTISSAVPEIDDELDQFYKEIHQLENENLDTNFQEKETESSREKYSPYNCSQTSQEDYQHVLLSSPQPFYENRQCFFGEQSSQKTSNEQQFVVETSDWKTENTFNGQVDSKYWNYSVPEFRPAWQSTGSFIVPQGPPTPGFNHQLHFQILNSPPQKTNAFPSQDGELSYKNYHGYHGNTDINNHGPLLVQSANYAGDIDIHNTQVFRNGNNGQNGLQKNGFCETREECWKDPKADDTEGMHSSSFSWLPEERFSCSQKFLLILRGLPGSGKSTLSRVCQILCSFVNNTQEKYFPLKIHLLKSDRVKSRYQLQLGFSLFFFVLI from the exons atgcTTCATGCTGAAAGTAGAGTAAGGCTCTTGGAGTGTCAGGATGAAATCACAATTGAACCATGTTCTAAAAAAATGAAGTCAACAGAAGGGGCTTACGAGAAACTCTCTGATGATGATGACCAAGGTATTCAGGAGGAGGTGGATGCTGAGAGAACGTCAAGTGATTTGATACCAGTGTATGCCTCAGATAACCAAGGGCAACATGAAATgcagaagcaagagaaaataCCTACTTGTATCTTGGGAATGCGCAGTGAAGTGCTCCCTGAAGATAATGTAGTGCTTGGTCAGCCAGTTGATTCAGAAACTGTGCAGAATGTAAGTCCTCCATTTGCATCAATAAATGACACtaaagttgaagaaaaagaggactCTTTTATTACAAATAACGCTGGTGAAGATAATACTGAAACCAGCAGTACATCATTCTTGGTAAATAGAAATGAATCAGATGAAGAGTTTTTTACAAGCAAAGAATTTATCGGACCGATTTACAAGCCTGCCGAAAGTAACAAACAGGACAAACCTGGTCGTTGCAATGAGTGTAGAAGCAGTGAGGGATATCAGGATGAATTGCATGAAAGCAGAGCTAAAAGAAAGGAGGCGAAGAAGATGCAGACTATTTCTTCTGCTGTACCAGAAATAGATGATGAACTGGACCAGTTCTATAAAGAAATTCAccagctggaaaatgaaaatttagatactaattttcaggaaaaagaaactgaaagttcTCGGGAAAAATACTCTCCATATAACTGTAGTCAAACCTCACAGGAGGATTATCAACATGTATTGTTAAGCAGCCCACAACCGTTTTATGAGAATAGACAGTGTTTCTTTGGGGAGCAGAGCAGTCAGAAAACAAGCAATGAGCAGCAGTTTGTCGTGGAAACAAGTgactggaaaactgaaaatacCTTTAATGGACAAGTAGATTCTAAATATTGGAACTACTCAGTGCCTGAATTCAGACCTGCTTGGCAGTCAACAGGGTCTTTCATAGTACCTCAGGGACCTCCTACTCCTGGATTCAACCATCAATTGCATTTTCAGATACTTAATTCCCCACCACAAAAAACAAATGCTTTCCCTTCTCAGGATGGTGAACTTTCTTACAAAAATTATCATGGTTACCATGGAAATACTGATATCAACAATCATGGTCCATTGCTTGTTCAAAGTGCCAACTACGCTGGTGATATTGATATCCATAATACTCAGGtcttcagaaatggaaataatggCCAGAATGGACTCCAAAAGAATGGTTTCTGTGAAACCAGAGAAGAGTGTTGGAAGGATCCTAAAGCTGATGATACAGAAGGAATGCACAGCTCTTCTTTCTCATGGTTACCTGAAGAAAGATTTAGTTGTTCACAGAAATTTCTCCTCATCTTAAGAGGCTTACCTGGTTCAGGGAAATCAACACTTTCTCG TGTCTGTCAAATTCTCTGTTCATTTGTGAACAACACACAAGAAAAgtattttcccttaaaaatacaCTTATTGAAGTCTGACAGGGTTAAAAGCAGGTACCAGCTTCAACTtggattttcactttttttttttgttctaatttaG